In Populus alba chromosome 9, ASM523922v2, whole genome shotgun sequence, a genomic segment contains:
- the LOC118034766 gene encoding heavy metal-associated isoprenylated plant protein 3 isoform X2, which yields MHCEGCVSKIVKSARAFEGVETVKAEPSSNKLAVTGKIDPLKVRDYLHLKTKKQVDLISPQPQKQDTNKNNNGSGNKEDKKSNDKKPDSAAKPKEAPVSTAVLKLGLHCQGCIKKIQKIVLRTKGVQEIGIDTKTELVTVKGTMDVKALAETLKERLKRPVDIVPPKKEKEGGKEAENAAEGGGGKKKGGGGNGGGQDAAAAAKLEEINRMEFTVQPGFGYMGQPIYGNGYVGQPVYASHGPDYGYGYEFGHAPHQGYGFGHAPHQGYGFGHAPHQGYRPVQAYPDHLQFNDENPNACSIM from the exons ATGCATTGTGAAGGATGTGTTTCTAAAATTGTCAAATCTGCTCGTGCTTTTGAAG GCGTAGAGACAGTGAAAGCAGAGCCATCTTCAAACAAGCTTGCTGTTACAGGAAAGATTGATCCTTTGAAAGTCAGAGACTATCTCCACCTTAAAACCAAGAAGCAGGTCGACCTCATCTCTCCACAACCCCAAAAACAAGAcaccaacaaaaataacaacgGCAGCGGCAACAAAGAGGACAAGAAATCCAATGACAAAAAACCAGACTCTGCTGCTAAACCAAAAGAG GCTCCGGTGAGCACGGCGGTACTAAAGCTGGGACTTCACTGCCAGGGTTGTATTAAGAAGATTCAAAAGATAGTCCTCAGGACCAAAG gtGTGCAAGAGATAGGAATTGACACAAAGACGGAATTGGTGACGGTCAAAGGGACGATGGACGTGAAGGCTTTGGCTGAGACTCTGAAGGAGAGGCTTAAGAGGCCAGTGGACATTGTGCCAccgaagaaggagaaggaaggTGGTAAGGAAGCTGAGAATGCTGCTGAAGGTGGCGGTGGAAAGAAGAAAGGTGGCGGTGGGAATGGTGGTGGGCaagatgctgctgctgctgcaaaaTTGGAAGAGATCAACAGGATGGAGTTCACGGTGCAACCTGGATTCGGATACATGGGTCAACCAATATATGGAAATGGTTATGTGGGTCAACCTGTTTATGCTTCACATGGACCGGATTACGGGTATGGGTATGAATTCGGGCATGCACCGCATCAGGGGTATGGATTCGGGCATGCACCGCACCAGGGGTATGGATTCGGGCATGCACCGCACCAGGGCTATCGACCTGTTCAGGCTTACCCAGATCATTTGCAGTTTAATGATGAGAACCCTAATGCATGCTCTATCATGTGA
- the LOC118034791 gene encoding ABC transporter F family member 1, with amino-acid sequence MVSDASKKKAAQKKAAAAAKRGGKAAATSSKAAAAADSQNGGVDKLSNGVGALQISDRTCTGVLCSHPLSRDIRIESLSVTFHGHDLIVDSELELNYGRRYGLLGLNGCGKSTLLAAIGCRELPIPEHMDIYHLTREIEASDMSSLEAVISCDEERLELEKEAEALAAQDDGGGEALDRIYERLEAMDVATAEKRAAEILFGLGFNKQMQTKKTRDFSGGWRMRIALARALFMNPTVLLLDEPTNHLDLEACVWLEETLKNFERILVVVSHSQDFLNGVCTNIIHMQSKKLKIYTGNYDQYVQTRSELEENQMKQYKWEQDQISAMKEYIARFGHGSAKLARQAQSKEKTLAKMERGGLTERVVRDQVLVFRFVDVGKLPPPVLQFVEVTFGYTPDNLIYKNLDFGVDLDSRVALVGPNGAGKSTLLKLMTGDLVPLDGMVRRHNHLRIAQFHQHLTEKLDLELSALLFMIREYPGNEEEKMRAAIGKFGLTGKAQVMPMSNLSDGQRSRVIFAWLAFRQPQMLLLDEPTNHLDIETIDSLAEALKEWDGGLVLVSHDFRLINQVAQEIWVCENQAVTRWEGDIMEFKAHLKKKAGLSD; translated from the exons ATGGTTTCCGACGCCAGCAAGAAGAAGGCTGCTCAAAAGAAGGCGGCGGCCGCTGCCAAGAGAGGTGGAAAAGCAGCTGCAACCTCCTCAAAAGCAGCGGCGGCTGCCGATTCGCAGAATGGAGGTGTTGATAAGTTGTCGAATGGAGTTGGAGCTCTTCAGATTTCCGATCGGACTTGTACTGGCGTCCTATGCTCGCATCCTCTTTCCAGAGATATCCGC ATTGAATCATTGTCAGTTACTTTTCATGGACATGATCTCATTGTTGATTCTGAGCTGGAGCTAAACTATGGAAG ACGATATGGATTACTTGGTTTAAATGGATGTGGGAAATCAACACTCCTAGCTGCAATAGGGTGTCGAGAACTTCCAATTCCAGAGCACATGGACATATATCACCTCACCAGGGAGATTGAAGCTTCTGACATGTCTTCACTTGAGGCTGTGATAAGCTGTGATGAGGAGAGGTTGGAGTTGGAGAAAGAAGCAGAGGCCTTGGCGGCACAG GATGATGGAGGTGGAGAAGCTCTTGATCGTATTTATGAGCGTTTGGAGGCCATGGATGTGGCAACTGCAGAGAAACGTGCTGCTGAAATTTTGTTTGGTCTTGGATTTAACAAGCAAATGCAAACAAAGAAAACTCGAGATTTTTCAGGTGGCTGGAGAATGAGGATTGCATTAGCTCGGGCTTTGTTCATGAACCCAACTGTTCTCTTACTTGATGAGCCAACCAATCATCTTG ACCTCGAAGCCTGTGTCTGGTTGGAGGAAACTTTAAAGAACTTTGAACGCATTCTAGTTGTGGTTTCTCACTCCCAGGATTTCTTGAATGGTGTGTGCACAAACATTATCCACATGCAAAGCAAGAAATTGAAAATCTACACTGGTAACTATGATCAGTATGTTCAGACTCGTTCTGAACTGGAAGAAAACCAGATGAAACAGTACAAATGGGAGCAGGATCAGATTTCTGCCATGAAGGAGTATATTGCCCGATTTGGGCATGGGTCAGCAAAGTTAGCTCGTCAGGCGCAGAGCAAGGAGAAAACTCTTGCTAAGATGGAACGTGGTGGACTTACAGAAAGGGTTGTGAGAGACCAGGTTCTGGTCTTTCGCTTTGTTGATGTGGGGAAGCTCCCGCCGCCCGTGCTTCAGTTTGTTGAAGTAACCTTTGGCTACACACCTGATAACCTCATTTATAAGAATCTTGACTTTGGTGTGGATCTGGACTCGAGGGTTGCACTGGTTGGCCCCAACGGAGCTGGAAAGAGTACCTTGCTGAAGCTTATGACGGGTGACTTGGTTCCTTTAGATGGCATGGTTCGCCGGCACAATCACTTGAGGATTGCGCAATTTCATCAACACTTGACTGAGAAACTAGACTTAGAATTGTCTGCTCTCCTTTTTATGATTAGAGAGTATCCAGGGAACgaggaagaaaaaatgagggcAGCGATTGGCAAGTTTGGGTTAACAGGCAAGGCCCAGGTGATGCCCATGAGTAATTTGTCAGATGGGCAGAGGAGCAGGGTGATATTTGCTTGGCTGGCATTTAGGCAACCCCAAATGCTCCTTCTGGATGAGCCAACCAACCATTTGGATATTGAGACCATCGACTCCCTGGCGGAGGCATTGAAAGAGTGGGATGGGGGTCTGGTTCTCGTTAGCCATGATTTCAGGCTCATAAACCAGGTAGCGCAGGAGATATGGGTATGTGAGAATCAAGCTGTTACCCGCTGGGAGGGCGACATTATGGAATTCAAGGCGCACCTCAAGAAGAAGGCAGGGTTGTCTGATTGA
- the LOC118034766 gene encoding heavy metal-associated isoprenylated plant protein 3 isoform X1, giving the protein MAKKKNNSSNNNNEVEKKEEEKSKGSDGGGKKEEKGPVPVLLKVEMHCEGCVSKIVKSARAFEGVETVKAEPSSNKLAVTGKIDPLKVRDYLHLKTKKQVDLISPQPQKQDTNKNNNGSGNKEDKKSNDKKPDSAAKPKEAPVSTAVLKLGLHCQGCIKKIQKIVLRTKGVQEIGIDTKTELVTVKGTMDVKALAETLKERLKRPVDIVPPKKEKEGGKEAENAAEGGGGKKKGGGGNGGGQDAAAAAKLEEINRMEFTVQPGFGYMGQPIYGNGYVGQPVYASHGPDYGYGYEFGHAPHQGYGFGHAPHQGYGFGHAPHQGYRPVQAYPDHLQFNDENPNACSIM; this is encoded by the exons ATGGCTAAG aagaaaaacaacagcagcaacaacaacaacgaagtagagaagaaagaggaagagaaaagcAAAGGCAGTGACGGGGGAGGAAAGAAGGAAGAGAAAGGCCCAGTCCCTGTGCTTTTGAAAGTGGAAATGCATTGTGAAGGATGTGTTTCTAAAATTGTCAAATCTGCTCGTGCTTTTGAAG GCGTAGAGACAGTGAAAGCAGAGCCATCTTCAAACAAGCTTGCTGTTACAGGAAAGATTGATCCTTTGAAAGTCAGAGACTATCTCCACCTTAAAACCAAGAAGCAGGTCGACCTCATCTCTCCACAACCCCAAAAACAAGAcaccaacaaaaataacaacgGCAGCGGCAACAAAGAGGACAAGAAATCCAATGACAAAAAACCAGACTCTGCTGCTAAACCAAAAGAG GCTCCGGTGAGCACGGCGGTACTAAAGCTGGGACTTCACTGCCAGGGTTGTATTAAGAAGATTCAAAAGATAGTCCTCAGGACCAAAG gtGTGCAAGAGATAGGAATTGACACAAAGACGGAATTGGTGACGGTCAAAGGGACGATGGACGTGAAGGCTTTGGCTGAGACTCTGAAGGAGAGGCTTAAGAGGCCAGTGGACATTGTGCCAccgaagaaggagaaggaaggTGGTAAGGAAGCTGAGAATGCTGCTGAAGGTGGCGGTGGAAAGAAGAAAGGTGGCGGTGGGAATGGTGGTGGGCaagatgctgctgctgctgcaaaaTTGGAAGAGATCAACAGGATGGAGTTCACGGTGCAACCTGGATTCGGATACATGGGTCAACCAATATATGGAAATGGTTATGTGGGTCAACCTGTTTATGCTTCACATGGACCGGATTACGGGTATGGGTATGAATTCGGGCATGCACCGCATCAGGGGTATGGATTCGGGCATGCACCGCACCAGGGGTATGGATTCGGGCATGCACCGCACCAGGGCTATCGACCTGTTCAGGCTTACCCAGATCATTTGCAGTTTAATGATGAGAACCCTAATGCATGCTCTATCATGTGA